Within the Streptomyces sp. R41 genome, the region CCGCTTCGCGTCAACGCGGTCTCGCCAGGCGTCGTGCGCTCCCCGCTGTGGTCGCAGATGACCGATCAAGAGCGCGACGACATGTACGCGCAGATGGCCGAGTCCCTGCCCGTGGGGCGCGTCGGCGAGACGGCAGACATCGCCCAGGCGTATCTCTTCCTCCTGCAGCAGCAGTTCGCCACCGGCACGATCGTGACCGTGGACGGCGGCGCCGTGCTGGTGTGACGACACACCCCTCCCGCCTGCCGACCGCACACCGGTCGGCAGGCGGCCAGGCCCCACGCGGAGCGACAGCGAGGCCGCCCGCCGGCGCGAAGGCTCACGCGGCGGACGGCCACCCGGCTCCGACGAAGACATGATCGACCGGACAGCCCTAGTCGTTCGCCGCCTTCGCGTAGCCCGTTGCCATGCCTCCCGCGAAGTCGTACACGATCACCTGCTCGTCGCCCACGACCCATGCGTCGTGCCCGGGCGGGCACACGAACACATCGCCGGGTCCGACTTCTCCTTCACCGCCGTCGTCCATGCGGAGGTGCATCCGACCCTGGACGACATAACCGTTGTGGTGGATTTCGCAGCTCTTGGTTCCTGCGATGGGGCCCACGGACTCGGACCAGCGCCAACCCGGTTCGAAGGTTCCCACGGCGAAGTCGAGCCCGGTCAGGTGGACCGCTTCGAGGTGGCCGCGGGGGAAATCACGCCGTTCATCCGGCTTCTCGACCGTCTTGACCTCAAGCATGACGGCTCCCTTCACTTGCCCCTTCCATCGTCTGCCTGCCCCCAGTGGACTGCCATCCGGGAAGCCGTGTCGACCTCGGCCGCTCAGGCACCGTAGGTGACCGTCACGTCCGTGAAGCCCAGGGAGCGCAGCAGGCCTTCGAGCATGCTGGTGGTGTTCGTCTCGGCGCGCGAGGTGAGCCGGCTGTCCTTCGCGGCGTCACCGATGTGCTTGACCGCGAGCTTCTGGACAGCCTGCTCGTTGTTGGGGTTGCCGGAGAAGATGTCGCCGATCCGGTCGAGGAGACCGCGCTGTTTGGAGACGGCGTAGGAGTGGTCGGGGTCGAGCGCGGGCTTGCCCAGCGCCGCGTGCGGCAGCCGGAGCGTGGCGGACGTGCGGTCGCCGTTGATCGTCACGTCCTTCTCGCCGAGCGTGCCGAGGTCGACATAAGCGTCGACCGTGCCGGCCCCCACGTACAGCGTGCGGGTGCCGCGGATCGCGTCCGGCAGGTACTTGGCGTCCTTCTCCAGGTCCACGACCACCTGGAAGTTGCCCGAAGCGGCGTCGTAACGGCTGATGTCCTGGATGGACTTGAGGAGGGCGGGGCCCGACCGGTCGTGCGTCTCGGTGCCGAACACATCGCGCAGCCCCGGCAAAAGGGCCAGCCGCAGCCCGGCGAAGAGCACCACGAGTACCAGCACGAAGGCGCTGACCACCTTCGCCCAGCCGGGCATGCGTTTGATGGACGTCGTCATGTCGACGGTCCTCCTTTCAACCGTTCGTGTACCCCTCAAGTCCCTTGACAGGCAGCCCCGTTGGCCGATCGAGGTAGGACGGGTCAAGTCGGGTACCGATGACCCCCGCTCCGACCGCAGTTCGCCGTACGCCGGGGGCGCACGGCGTCTGCTCGCCGTACCGAATCTGCTGGACGATCCACCGGCGTCGGCACAGGGCCGGGTAGTGCTCGTGAGGTGTGCCGATCTTGCCTGGTGGCGGGTATGTCGAAGACACACCAGATCAGCGCTCCGGTGAGCTGAAAGAAACGGCCTAGCCTCGACGGTAGAGGTCTCTCGGAGCCTTGACCCCGGGGGCACCGCGCGTGCCGGGCGTGGCGCGTGCCCATGTCCGGCCGGGCGGACCGGCTCGTTCGCACCACCGGGTCCGCCGTACCTTGAGGAGAGACGGATGGATTACTACGATCTCGGCACCCATCGCCGCCCCGTGACGACGTCCTCTCCCTCTGCACAGACGTGGTTCGATCGCGGACTGGTCTGGACTTACGCCTTCCACCACGAGGAAGCCGTCTCCTGTTTCGAGGCGGCCGCCGCGGCGGATCCCGACTGCGCCATGGCCTACTGGGGCATCGCCTACGCCCTCGGCCCGAACTACAACAAGCCCTGGGAGTTCTTCGACGGCGAGGACCTGGCCCGGACCGTCGACCGCGCCCACGCCGCCGTGGAACGGGCGCAAAGGAAGGCGGGCGGAGCAACCCCCGTCGAACAGGCTTTGATCCGGGCGCTGTGGGCCCGCTACCCGCACGCGGAGGCCGCCGAGGACTGCTCGGTGTGGAACGAGGCGTACGCGGACAGTATGCGCGCCGTGTACGAACTCGCCACCGACGATCTTGATGTCGCCACGCTCTATGCCGACGCCCTGATGAACCTCACGCCCTGGCAGCTGTGGAACCTGCCGACCGGCGAACCGGCCGAGGGCGCTCGCACGCTGGAGGCCAGAGCCGTCCTGGAGCGGGCCATCGCCACTGAGGCCGGGACGGAGCACCCCGGCCTGCTCCACATGTACATCCACCTCATGGAGATGTCGCCCACCCCCGAGACCGCGCTGCCCGTAGCGGACCGGCTGCGTGGCCTGGTGCCGGACGCCGGCCATCTTCGGCACATGCCCACGCATCTGGATGTGCTCTGCGGCGACTACCGACGCGTCGTGTCCGACAACAGCAGTGCGATCGTCGCCGACGAGAAGTTCCACGCGCGGGCCGGCGCGATGAACTTCTACACCCTGTACCGGTCGCACAACTTCCACTTCAAGATCTACGGTGCGATGTTCCTCGGCCAGTCGAAGACCGCGCTGGAGACCGCCGCGCAACTCGAAGCCTCCATCCCCGCAGAACTGCTGCGGGTGGAGAGTCCGCCCATGGCGGACTGGCTGGAGGGCTTCCTCGCCATGCGGGTCCATGTGCTGATCCGCTTCGGCCGTTGGTCCGACATCCTGCAGCTGCCGATGCCTGCCGAACCGCGGCTGTACTGCGTGACGACCGCGATGCTCCACTACGCCCGCGGTGTCGCCTTCTCGGCCACCGGCCGGATCGCTGAGGCAGAGGCCGAGCGTGAACGGTTCCACGAGGCGGTCTCCCGGGTCCCGGAGACACGGATGCTGTTCAACAACACCTGCGCCGACATCCTCGCGATCGCTTCGGCGATGCTCGACGGCGAACTGGCGTACCGCAGGGGCCAATACGATGCGGCGTTCGCCGCGTTGGAGCGGTCGATCGCACTGGACGACAACCTTCCCTACGACGAGCCGTGGGGATGGATGCAGCCCACCAGACACGCATACGGAGCCCTGCTCCTCGAGCAGGGGCGCGTCGCGGAGGCGGCAGCCGTCTACCGTGCCGACCTGGGGCTCGACGACACGCTGCCTCGCACGTTGCAACACCCCGGCAACGTCTGGGCCCTGCATGGATTCCACGAGTGCCTGGTCCGTCTGGGCAAGGTGGGGGAGGCGCGGATCGTGGCCCAGCAACTGAAGATCGCGGTCGCCGTGGCGGACGTACCGATCGAGGCGTCCTGCTTCTGCCGCCTCGACGCCGTCGCCGGCACCGCCGAGCCCCACTGCTGCTGAAGCCCAGTGGCAGGAGGCCCACAGCTTCGCCACCGGGTTCCTGGCTGTCGCGTGCCGCTGGGAATGTCGAATGCGACTCCGAGCTGATGCGCGAGTGGTTCGATGCCACCGGAGCGGTGGTCATGGGTCGGATGATGTACGACACGGGCGAGGAGTTCTGGGGCGACAACCCGCCGTTCCGGTCCCCGGTCTTCGTGCTCACCCACCGCCCCCGGCCGGCCCTGGTCAAGGAGGGCGGCACCACATTCACCTTCGTCACCGACGGCATCCACAGCGCCCTCGACCAGGCGAAGACCGCCGCCGGAGTCAGGAACGTCGACATCGCGGGCGGGGCGAGCACGGTGCAGCAGTTCCTCAGGG harbors:
- a CDS encoding cupin domain-containing protein: MLEVKTVEKPDERRDFPRGHLEAVHLTGLDFAVGTFEPGWRWSESVGPIAGTKSCEIHHNGYVVQGRMHLRMDDGGEGEVGPGDVFVCPPGHDAWVVGDEQVIVYDFAGGMATGYAKAAND
- a CDS encoding DUF4230 domain-containing protein — translated: MTTSIKRMPGWAKVVSAFVLVLVVLFAGLRLALLPGLRDVFGTETHDRSGPALLKSIQDISRYDAASGNFQVVVDLEKDAKYLPDAIRGTRTLYVGAGTVDAYVDLGTLGEKDVTINGDRTSATLRLPHAALGKPALDPDHSYAVSKQRGLLDRIGDIFSGNPNNEQAVQKLAVKHIGDAAKDSRLTSRAETNTTSMLEGLLRSLGFTDVTVTYGA
- a CDS encoding tetratricopeptide repeat protein; this translates as MDYYDLGTHRRPVTTSSPSAQTWFDRGLVWTYAFHHEEAVSCFEAAAAADPDCAMAYWGIAYALGPNYNKPWEFFDGEDLARTVDRAHAAVERAQRKAGGATPVEQALIRALWARYPHAEAAEDCSVWNEAYADSMRAVYELATDDLDVATLYADALMNLTPWQLWNLPTGEPAEGARTLEARAVLERAIATEAGTEHPGLLHMYIHLMEMSPTPETALPVADRLRGLVPDAGHLRHMPTHLDVLCGDYRRVVSDNSSAIVADEKFHARAGAMNFYTLYRSHNFHFKIYGAMFLGQSKTALETAAQLEASIPAELLRVESPPMADWLEGFLAMRVHVLIRFGRWSDILQLPMPAEPRLYCVTTAMLHYARGVAFSATGRIAEAEAERERFHEAVSRVPETRMLFNNTCADILAIASAMLDGELAYRRGQYDAAFAALERSIALDDNLPYDEPWGWMQPTRHAYGALLLEQGRVAEAAAVYRADLGLDDTLPRTLQHPGNVWALHGFHECLVRLGKVGEARIVAQQLKIAVAVADVPIEASCFCRLDAVAGTAEPHCC